From Aspergillus fumigatus Af293 chromosome 3, whole genome shotgun sequence, a single genomic window includes:
- a CDS encoding GMC family oxidoreductase, whose translation MRTFYLLSLSLVAAAERPSKPNLLSHGQKDPLLGTFFGTPGADATFDYVVVGGGNAGLTVASRLAQNRSASVAVIEAGSFYEIDNGNKSIVPGYAPYFAGTDPEDYQPLIDWGFVTTPQPGAGNRTAHYARGKTLGGSSARNFMLYHRSTADSMQRWADEASDESYTFDRMLPYFKKSCHYTPPDQSLYVNSTNTQTPDAFEPSGGPLQVSFGNSVDVFGTWAQKAFTAVGLEEIDGLNSGRLLGAAYGTSTINPKNAQRSSSEASFLQEAIAGGSPPTIYINAMAQKILFDENKAATGVQVSTAGTFGTPPVSYKLNARKEVIISAGAFQSPQLLMVSGVGACDQLSKFGIDCIHDLPGVGQNLQDHVYFGSVRRVNVLTASASANDPSLATREVEQYLANATGPLSIFGAGYYGFEKLPEPYRSQLSETSIQALSSVPRDWPEIEWLPVNSWIGDGSNYMTGDPSDGHNYATIATALVAPFSRGSVTLADASMNTPPVIDPQWLVDPTDVDLAIQSFKRQRQVWEVLVRMGIADAREAYPGEHVQTDSQIREYLAKSVIPVFHVAGSCKMGRKDDPLAVLDNTARVFGVQNLRVVDASSFPFITPGHPQAVVYALAEKIADVILAGR comes from the coding sequence ATGCGTACCTTTTATCTGCTCTCCCTCAGCCTTGTTGCGGCAGCAGAGCGGCCCTCGAAGCCTAACCTCCTCTCACATGGACAAAAAGACCCTCTGCTAGGAACCTTCTTTGGGACTCCAGGCGCCGACGCAACTTTTGACTATGTGGTTGTCGGCGGTGGGAACGCCGGCCTGACCGTCGCCAGCAGACTCGCCCAGAACCGATCAGCGAGTGTCGCGGTCATCGAGGCCGGAAGCTTCTACGAGATCGACAATGGGAATAAGTCGATCGTTCCCGGCTACGCGCCGTACTTTGCCGGGACAGACCCGGAGGACTACCAGCCACTTATCGACTGGGGGTTCGTAACAACGCCCCAGCCTGGTGCAGGCAATCGCACCGCGCATTATGCCCGGGGAAAGACACTGGGAGGGAGCTCTGCGCGAAATTTCATGCTCTATCATCGGTCCACGGCAGACAGCATGCAGAGATGGGCGGATGAGGCGAGTGACGAGAGCTATACTTTCGACAGGATGCTTCCGTACTTTAAGAAGTCATGCCACTATACGCCTCCGGACCAGAGTCTGTACGTCAATAGTACAAATACGCAGACTCCAGACGCGTTTGAGCCTTCGGGGGGTCCTCTGCAGGTTTCTTTTGGCAATAGTGTCGATGTGTTTGGAACTTGGGCACAGAAGGCCTTCACTGCCGTGGGCttggaggagatcgatgGGCTGAACAGTGGCAGGCTGCTAGGAGCTGCATACGGAACCTCCACGATCAACCCGAAGAACGCACAGCGTTCGTCGTCCGAGGCGAGTTTCCTCCAGGAGGCCATCGCCGGCGGCTCGCCTCCTACGATCTACATCAACGCCATGGCGCAGAAAATCCTGTTTGACGAGAACAAGGCCGCAACGGGCGTCCAGGTCTCAACAGCGGGGACATTCGGCACGCCACCGGTCAGTTACAAATTGAACGCTCGCAAGGaggtcatcatctccgccgGCGCGTTCCAGTCTCCCCAGCTGCTCATGGTCTCAGGCGTTGGAGCATGCGACCAGCTCTCAAAGTTCGGCATTGACTGCATCCACGACCTGCCGGGCGTTGGCCAAAACCTACAAGACCACGTTTACTTCGGCTCCGTCCGTCGAGTTAACGTCCTCACAGCGTCTGCATCCGCCAACGATCCATCCCTGGCTACCAGGGAGGTAGAGCAGTACCTCGCCAACGCCACCGGGCCGCTTTCTATCTTTGGCGCCGGATATTACGGCTTTGAGAAGCTCCCTGAACCGTATCGCTCGCAGCTCTCCGAGACCTCCATCCAGGCGTTGTCCAGCGTCCCAAGAGACTGGCCAGAGATCGAATGGCTGCCGGTGAATTCCTGGATCGGGGACGGGTCCAACTACATGACCGGCGATCCGAGCGACGGGCACAACTACGCCACCATCGCGACGGCGCTCGTTGCCCCGTTCTCTCGGGGGTCCGTGACGCTGGCTGATGCGAGTATGAATACGCCGCCTGTCATCGACCCGCAGTGGCTTGTTGATCCCACAGACGTCGACCTGGCGATTCAGTCATTCAAGCGCCAGCGTCAAGTCTGGGAGGTGCTTGTTAGAATGGGGATTGCTGATGCGCGTGAAGCGTATCCCGGAGAGCATGTCCAGACGGACTCACAGATCCGTGAGTATCTGGCCAAAAGTGTGATTCCTGTGTTTCACGTGGCTGGCAGCTGTAAGATGGGGCGGAAAGATGACCCACTGGCGGTCCTGGATAATACGGCTCGGGTCTTTGGAGTACAGAACTTGCGTGTTGTTGACGCCAGTAGTTTTCCGTTCATAACGCCAGGACACCCGCAGGCGGTGGTGTATGCACTCGCGGAGAAGATTGCAGATGTTATACTGGCTGGGAGATAG
- a CDS encoding serine/threonine/tyrosine protein kinase MPS1, which produces MMASPNSLSSAYTSGLRRQPSLRQMSRSTLSRSNSRHTSPALDYHTTSRNEGVSISRQYSAGDSSDDEVPEPKFSASVKALLDEDGLGSSPHLKYSSNERPSSTERAMSAATSQSRQSRTSSPLDRSTGSPAPRVVRIAPALANNNRHAREGSPLAQSESAGSSANYSSKELITPAPRPRSVRITGSRSHTRSPTSESPSQKRSADRSSVHEHSSAERSENGRTVNYEDDYAPRFSTASVLRSRHGDDVGMQSSLRVKRVGRLTGTFLNGPARRGVLRRQSEENHDPQSYSAERHRESSLDPNDDNAEYRYNAKTRTSSSPKVTWADPSPSQEAERPRAYDPASASSGEGPFSRSSSPRSSGSHSKSTPGSASEMSSKPSSAHEEPVFKVPPLPQLPATRDQENEPPPTFKRDKPHGLSLLSKPEKLSVVYGDDKKDNEETPAGHSPRKILATRSSNTPHRPAPPPPKMSMLETATATGGAATASQSRKKRSQVSVNHKPFTRLDCIGRGGSSRVYRVMAENYKIFALKRVNLEDVDPVTLAGYKGEIDLLKRLENIDRVVRLFDWELNSDKHTLSVLMEIGESDLEKILTYRLNAEDAVFDINFTRYYWKEMLECVQAVHNCNIVHSDLKPANFLLVQGRLKLIDFGIANAIQDNTVNVHREQQVGTPNYMSPEALIDSNASLGLPASVGKMMKLGKPSDVWSLGCILYKMVYGQPPFAKIAKYYERIMAIPNPKVQIDFPAFGVGGVAIPPGLIRTLKRCLQRDQTLRPTVEELLSQRDSFLYPDAQLEGTVPVNQDMLGRILMNVVHHCRTRGIPKDEEIAAWPAGFYAKIKAALEENT; this is translated from the coding sequence ATGATGGCCTCGCCGAATTCTCTTTCCTCCGCATATACGAGTGGTCTGCGCCGACAACCATCACTGCGGCAAATGTCTCGTTCTACGCTTTCTCGCTCGAATTCTAGACACACTTCACCAGCTCTCGACTATCATACAACGTCGCGGAATGAGGGAGTTTCGATTTCGAGACAGTATTCAGCCGGTGACAGCTCCGATGATGAGGTTCCGGAGCCCAAGTTCAGCGCTTCCGTCAAGGCTctcctcgacgaggacggaCTTGGGTCTTCCCCTCATCTCAAGTACAGCAGCAACGAGCGTCCCTCTTCAACTGAACGCGCAATGTCAGCTGCGACAAGTCAATCGAGGCAGTCCCGAACATCGTCACCCCTTGATCGATCAACCGGAAGCCCCGCTCCTCGGGTAGTACGCATAGCTCCAGCTCTCGCCAACAACAATAGGCATGCACGAGAAGGCTCCCCTCTAGCACAGAGTGAGAGCGCAGGCTCTAGCGCGAACTATAGCTCAAAAGAACTCATCACGCCGGCCCCCAGACCGCGCAGTGTTCGCATCACTGGGTCGCGGAGTCATACACGGTCTCCTACTTCAGAGTCCCCCTCCCAAAAGCGGTCGGCTGATAGGAGCTCCGTTCATGAACATTCGAGTGCAGAGCGTTCGGAAAATGGGAGGACGGTGAATTACGAGGACGACTATGCCCCTCGGTTTAGCACTGCATCTGTTCTCCGCTCGCGCCATGGGGATGATGTGGGCATGCAGAGTTCCCTTCGCGTGAAAAGAGTCGGAAGGCTCACAGGAACATTTCTAAATGGACCTGCGAGGAGGGGTGTTCTGCGGCGGCAGAGCGAGGAGAACCATGACCCTCAAAGCTATTCCGCCGAGCGACATAGAGAATCGAGTCTCGACCCCAACGACGACAACGCCGAATATCGCTATAATGCTAAAACACGAACCTCCTCATCGCCCAAGGTAACATGGGCAGACCCCAGCCCGTCTCAGGAAGCTGAGCGACCCCGAGCATATGATCCCGCTAGTGCTTCCTCTGGGGAGGGCCCATTCTCCAGGTCTTCATCGCCGAGGTCCTCCGGATCACACTCCAAATCGACACCTGGTTCCGCCTCGGAAATGTCCTCGAAGCCTTCAAGTGCTCATGAGGAGCCTGTCTTCAAGGTCCCACCGCTTCCTCAACTCCCGGCCACCCGAGACCAAGAGAATGAGCCTCCACCAACGTTCAAACGGGATAAGCCCCACGGGCTTAGTCTCCTAAGTAAACCGGAGAAGCTCTCTGTGGTGTACGGGGACGACAAGAAAGACAATGAAGAGACGCCAGCTGGACATTCCCCTCGCAAGATTCTAGCAACACGGAGTAGCAATACCCCTCACCGGCCAGCGCCCCCTCCTCCGAAGATGTCGATGCTTGAGACCGCCACGGCGACGGGAGGAGCGGCCACGGCATCTCAATCTCGCAAAAAGCGAAGCCAAGTCTCGGTCAATCATAAGCCATTCACGCGGCTGGATTGCATCGGACGTGGGGGAAGCTCTCGTGTCTACCGCGTCATGGCCGAGAATTATAAAATCTTTGCTCTGAAACGAGTGAATCTCGAAGATGTCGACCCAGTGACTCTAGCTGGCTACAAGGGCGAGATCGACCTCTTGAAGAGGCTGGAAAACATTGATCGGGTTGTCCGATTATTTGACTGGGAACTCAATTCGGACAAGCACACCCTCAGCGTTCTGATGGAAATCGGAGAGTCTGATTTGGAGAAGATTTTGACCTACCGGTTGAATGCCGAGGATGCTGTGTTTGATATCAACTTCACGCGGTATTACTGGAAAGAGATGCTTGAGTGTGTTCAGGCGGTCCACAATTGCAATATTGTGCATTCTGATCTGAAGCCCGCCAACTTCCTCCTCGTTCAGGGAAGGTTGAAGCTGATCGATTTTGGAATCGCCAACGCTATCCAGGATAACACGGTCAACGTGCATCGCGAGCAGCAAGTCGGCACACCCAATTATATGTCACCAGAAGCCTTGATCGACTCGAATGCCTCACTTGGGCTTCCAGCCAGTGTTGgaaagatgatgaagctCGGCAAGCCCAGCGATGTCTGGAGTCTAGGCTGTATCCTCTATAAAATGGTCTATGGCCAACCGCCATTTGCCAAAATCGCCAAATATTATGAGCGCATCATGGCCATCCCCAACCCTAAAGTGCAGATCGACTTCCCAGCTTTTGGTGTTGGAGGAGTTGCGATACCGCCGGGGCTGATTCGTACCCTGAAGCGCTGCCTGCAGCGGGATCAGACCCTACGACCGACAGTGGAAGAACTTCTTAGCCAAAGAGATTCATTTTTGTACCCTGACGCACAATTGGAAGGCACTGTTCCCGTCAATCAGGACATGCTGGGCAGGATCCTGATGAATGTTGTCCACCACTGCCGGACTCGGGGCATACccaaggacgaagaaataGCCGCCTGGCCGGCTGGATTCTATGCGAAAATCAAGGCGGCACTAGAAGAAAATACTTGA
- a CDS encoding mitochondrial 54S ribosomal protein bL21m has translation MFSRTTLARAFALPWEQQHNALLRPSFRACLHQATNTSSSSSTSHLENPLSATPQAQSSTPTAQTPPRPSQDQASPLRLTKSLLEKLPYLTSQKPHYITAHLHARPYLLTAGDHLRLPFFMRGVKPGDILRFNRASVLGSRDFTLKGAPYIDERLFECRVRVMGVDAEPMRVKEKTKRRQRHVRKVKSKHKYTLLRVMDVKVKTAEELLEQGAVVVEEGDVPKLEANT, from the coding sequence ATGTTCTCCCGAACAACGCTGGCAAGAGCCTTCGCCCTACCCTGGGAGCAGCAGCACAACGCACTCCTGCGCCCCAGCTTCCGCGCCTGCCTTCACCAAGCCACGAAcacaagcagcagcagcagcacatcACACCTCGAGAACCCTCTCAGCGCCACACCACAGGCCCAATCCTCCACGCCTACCGCTCAAACTCCACCCAGACCCTCACAGGATCAAGCGTCACCCCTACGCCTTACCAAATCCCTCCTCGAGAAACTCCCCTACCTTACCTCCCAAAAACCACACTACATAACCGCGCACCTCCACGCAAGACCCTACCTCCTGACCGCAGGCGACCATCTCCGCCTGCCGTTCTTTATGCGGGGCGTGAAACCGGGAGACATCCTCCGCTTCAACCGGGCGTCTGTGCTCGGTTCGCGCGACTTCACGCTCAAGGGAGCACCTTATATTGATGAGCGGCTGTTTGAGTGCCGGGTGAGGGTTATGGGCGTGGATGCGGAGCCAATGCgggtgaaggagaagacgaagcgGAGACAGCGGCATGTGCGGAAGGTTAAGAGCAAACATAAGTATACCCTTCTACGGGTGATGGatgtcaaggtcaagacggcggaggagctACTTGAACAAGGGGCGGTGGTTGTTGAAGAGGGGGATGTGCCGAAGTTGGAGGCTAATACTTAA
- a CDS encoding rRNA-processing protein NSA2, whose protein sequence is MPQNEYIERWQKQHGKRLDHDERVRKRQARESHKQSQDAQNLRGLRAKLYQQKRHAEKIQMRKRIKAQEEKNVKSSAPDEPSKTPLPQYLLDRSQATNAKALSSAIKDKRAEKAAKFAVPLPKVKGISEEEMFKVVNTGKKTHKKSWKRMITKPTFVGSDFTRRPVKYERFIRPMGLRYKKANVTHPELGVTVQLPILGVKKNPQNPLYTQLGVLTKGTIIEVNVSELGLVTTSGKVVWGKYAQITNTPENDGTVNAVLLV, encoded by the exons ATG CCTCAGAACGA GTATATTGAGCGCTGGCAAAAGCAGCACGGTAAGCGGCTCGACCACGACGAGCGCGTCCGCAAGCGCCAGGCCCGTGAATCGCACAAACAGTCTCAGGATGCCCAGAACCTGCGCGGCCTGCGGGCCAAGCTGTACCAGCAGAAGCGTCATGCCGAGAAGATCCAGATGCGCAAGCGCATCAAGGcacaggaggaaaagaacgTCAAGTCCTCCGCCCCCGACGAGCCGTCCAAGACCCCTCTGCCCCAGTACCTGCTCGACCGTTCGCAGGCGACCAACGCCAAGGCTCTGTCCAGTGCTATCAAGGATAAGCGTGCTGAGAAGGCGGCCAAGTTCGCGGTGCCCCTGCCCAAGGTGAAGGGTATcagtgaggaggagatgttCAAGGTCGTCAACACGGGCAAGAAGACGCACAAGAAGTCGTGGAAGCGGATGATCACCAAGCCCACATTTGTCGGTAGCGACTTCACCCGGCGACCGGTCAAGTACGAGCGTTTCATCCGGCCGATGGGTCTGCGTTACAAGAAGGCCAATGTCACGCA CCCGGAGCTCGGCGTCACCGTGCAACTGCCCATCCTGGGCGTCAAGAAGAACCCGCAGAACCCTCTCTACACCCAACTGGGAGTCCTGACCAAGGGAACCATCATCGAAGTCAACGTCTCCGAATTGGGTCTCGTCACGACAAGCGGAAAGGTCGTATGGGGTAAATATGCGCAGATCACCAATACTCCTGAGAACGATGGCACGGTCAATGC AGTCCTCCTGGTCTAA